A window of Festucalex cinctus isolate MCC-2025b chromosome 6, RoL_Fcin_1.0, whole genome shotgun sequence contains these coding sequences:
- the tnip2 gene encoding TNFAIP3-interacting protein 2, whose protein sequence is MEAADADKKRSYSTLNTLYHESRQEMELLSKQLAVKDNIIAELKLRLAGHERLCVAVGDGQSVVVGPSKSLLESLCKEIYKLKQKSNETDLKVVRQEEEIQRLSEQLRQKDAQLASAKSPGESNGDPADTDLELGRLRSAEATRAVLCTSLAEEAEQLRGQLGATVHVCRQLMAKLEKKNKAGEGARAGEQAATQPPESPDRCTNSQMRQLEEENQQLKQRVAYVQGLNSQWQKYDSSREDYIRGLCQRLKKSSAATATTTTLVPSLGSASAALLQNEISRLNGLLEDKLSECARLRGEAREAARKNRERVQTLEQQVLIYTEDFKSERADRERAQGRIQDLKEQICHLKQQIHKQGASRETREVPVCHVHIGHRVSTTSSSSRRHHRDVGDRTVARANMQRQSAPSAAAAPPPPVALPALLPQNAALAEVPSDLQCPRCLATFSEDDAARYLNHCEECATL, encoded by the exons atggaggcagCCGACGCGGACAAGAAGCGGAGCTACAGCACGCTCAACACGCTTTACCACGAGAGCCGGCAGGAGATGGAGCTCCTTTCCAAGCAGCTGGCGGTGAAGGACAACATCATCGCCGAGCTCAAGCTGAGGCTGGCCGGCCACGAGAGGCTGTGCGTGGCGGTGGGCGACGGCCAGTCGGTGGTGGTCGGGCCGTCCAAGTCGCTGCTGGAGAGTTTGTGCAAAGAAATCTACAAACTGAAGCAGAAGAGCAACGAGACGGATTTGAAAGTGGTCAGACAAGaagag GAGATCCAGCGGCTGAGCGAACAGCTGCGTCAGAAGGACGCGCAGCTGGCCAGCGCCAAGAGCCCCGGGGAATCGAACGGGGATCCCGCCGACACGGACCTGGAGCTCGGGAGGCTGCGCTCGGCCGAGGCCACCAGGGCCGTGCTGTGCACGTCGCTGGCCGAGGAGGCCGAGCAGCTGCGGGGCCAGCTGGGGGCCACCGTCCACGTGTGCCGGCAGCTGATGGCCAAGCTGGAGAAGAAGAACAAGGCGGGCGAGGGGGCCCGGGCGGGCGAGCAAGCCGCTACGCAG CCGCCTGAGTCGCCCGACAGATGTACAAACTCGCAAATGCGACAACTTGAGGAGGAGAATCAGCAGCTGAAGCAGCGTGTCGCctac GTGCAAGGTCTGAACTCGCAGTGGCAGAAGTACGACTCGAGCAGGGAGGACTACATccgaggactgtgccagcgcctCAAGAAGTCGTCGGCGGCgacggcgacgacgacgacgctcGTTCCCTCGCTCGGCTCGGCGAGCGCCGCCTTGCTGCAGAACGAGATTTCCCGACTCAACGGCTTGCTGGAGGACAAGCTGAGCGAGTGCGCCAGGCTGCGAGGAGAAGCCCGGGAGGCCGCCAGGAAAAACCGAGAACGCGTCCAGACGCTGGAGCAGCAG GTACTCATCTACACGGAGGATTTCAAGTCGGAGCGAGCTGACCGGGAGCGAGCGCAAGGACGCATTCAAGACCTCAAGGAGCAAATTTGTCACTTGAAGCAGCAGATACACAAACAG GGAGCGAGCCGAGAAACCCGAGAGGTCCCCGTGTGTCACGTGCACATCGGCCACCGGGTGTCGacgacgtcgtcgtcgtcgcggCGCCACCACCGCGACGTCGGCGACCGGACGGTGGCCAGGGCCAACATGCAGCGTCAGTCGGCCCCCTCCGCGGCGGCAGCCCCGCCCCCGCCGGTGGCGTTACCCGCGTTGTTACCGCAGAACGCCGCCCTGGCGGAGGTCCCGTCGGATCTGCAGTGCCCGCGCTGCTTGGCCACCTTCAGCGAGGACGACGCCGCACGGTACCTCAACCACTGCGAGGAGTGCGCCACCTTGTGA